In Bosea sp. PAMC 26642, the DNA window TTCCGCTTCTCTGCTGCCGGGAGATTCAGTTCGATGCCGGTCGGCGGCGCCGGTCGGGACCCTTGCCCTCGAGCTTGGCGACCCAAGCGGCGATGCGGGTTTCGATGGTCGTGTCGGCGGTCACGATGGTAACCTCCGTATCGTCGCTCTCGACGAATGCGACCGCTAGGCCCTCCGGGAACACGCCACGCAGCGTCGCCAGCAGGAGCACGGGTCCGCGGATGCTGATCGCCGCGCCGTCCGATCCGGCCAGAAGCGGGCCGATCTGGGCGATCAGCGCGCGGCTGGCGGCATCGCGCAATTCGGCTTCCAAGAAGGGCTGCAGCAACTTCCCGACCCTGTCGGCCAGGCTCTCGCCCAGCGCATGAAGCACCTCGGGAATCTGTGTCGCGAGCGGGGCGGCGACCTCCTCGGCCCATTGCTGCCGGGCCTGGGCAAGCGCGGCTGCTGCTTTCTCAAGATGGTGGTCGAGCTCCTGCTGCGCCTGGGCGCGCGCCTCGGCGAGGCCTGCCTGCCGGCCGCTCTCGAAGATCGCGTCGAGGTCGGGGGCCGGTTCACGCGGCGTCTTGAGCAGGAAGGACGGCAGCTCGATCGGGGCGGGCTCGGCGACCGCGATCTCCTCGACGACGCTCGCGAAACTGATCTCCGGGCCGTCGAAGCTGGGGATGAAGTCGGAGGCGGGGCGATGTCTCACGCGCGCTCTCCTTCCTGGATCCACTGTCTCAGGATCGCGGCCGCCTGGGCCTCGTCGAAGTCGATCAGCTGTTCCAGCTTCTTGATCGGCGAGCGCTGGGAGGCATGGGTGAGATCGCCGATCAGGTTCACTCCCGCGCCAGCGGCGGCGAGCTGGGCCTGAAGGTCGATGGATTCAGGCGGAACCTCCGTGGTCAGCGCCGCGATCGCCGGCGTGGCGGGCCGCTTGAGGATGGCGTTGATCGAGGGCCGCAGGCCGAACCACATGATCAGCGCGGCCAGGCCCAGTATCGTCACCGCATTGATGATCGTGCCCGACTGACGCATCAGGGTCTCGCCGATGCCGATCGGCGGGGCTGCCTCCAGCGTGCGGTTGCCCTGCAGGAAGTCGACGGCGAGCACCTTGATGTTGTCGCCGCGCGTATCGTTGACGCCTGCCGCCGAGCCGACCACCTGCCTGACCTCGTCGAGCCGCTTGTCGATCTGCTCCTGTGACGGGGATGGCCCAAGCGATTCGATCAGGCGCGGCCGGTTGATCAGCACTGCGATCGACAGCTTTGCAATCGAATAGCCGTCGCTGACCGTCTGCGTCTTCTTCGACGAGATCTCGTAGTTCGTCAGCTCTTCGCGGCGCTGCTTTTCTTCGCTGGAGCGCTGGCCGCCATCGGCCCGCACCGCCCGCTCGGGCACGTTCTGCTCGACGGTCGTCGGCTCCTGCGTCGCGGCATTCTGCGAGGTGTCGTTCTCGCGCACGACACGGACCGAGCGCTCGACCTTGGAATCGGGGTTGAACACCGTCTCGCTGGTCTCCTTGCGGTCAGTGTTCAGGTCGGTGGCCACGCTGATCTCGAAATTCTCCAGCCCAAGATAGGGTGTCAGCGCCTTGCTGACGCTGTCCTGGATGTCGCGATTGACGTTCTGCTGCAGGCCCGCGAGCTTGGAGGAGGCCATCTGGCTGGCATCGCCGCCGGTCGCCAAAATGGTGCCGTCGGTGTTGAGCACCGTGACCTTCTCGGCCGAGAGGCCCGGCACGGCGGAGGCCACGAGGTGGCGGATGGCCTGCGCGATGCTGCTCGAGCCGGAGCTTTCCGTGCGCACCACGACGCTGGCCGAGGCCGGCTGCTGGTCGCGTCGGAACGAGCCCTTGTCGGCGAGAACGAGATGGACGCTGGCAGCCTTGACGCCGCGCATCAGCTGGATCGTGCGCGAGAGCTCGCCTTCCATTGCGCGCACGCGGGTCACTTCCTGCATGAACGAGGTCAGGCCGAGCGAGCCGAGCTTGTCGAAGAGTTCGTAGCCGCCGCTGCTGCTGCGCGGCAGGCCCTTTTCGGCGAGCAACATGCGCGCTTGCGGCGCCTGCGTCGGCCGGACCATGACCTGCGTGCCTTCGGCGTTGACGTCGTAGACGACGCCGGCTTCCTGCAGGGCGGCGCCGATCCGGTTGACGTCCTCGCGCTGCAGCCCGCTGTAGAGCACCGTCATCTCGGGGCGGCTGAGATAATAGGCGCTGGCGCCGATCGCGGCGAAGACGAACAGCCCGATCGCGGCAAGCGCTGCGAGGCGCTTGTGCCCGAGCTGCTGGAGGTTGAGCCAAATTTCTTCAGCGTATTGCCGGCCTGGCATCGTCGTTCCTTCGCGCTTGGGGCGTGATGTCGGACAGTGTCGGTGGCCAGCCTTGCGCTAGCCTTGCGTCGGGGCTCGAAAGCGAAAAGGCCACGCTCCGTGAGGAGCGTGGCCCGTTGCGTGGACGGTGAAGGAGAGCGTCAGCCGCGGAAGAGCGACAGGATGCTCTGGCTCGCGCCGTTGGCGATCGACAGCGCCTGGATACCGAGCTGCTGCTGCGTCTGCAGAGCCTGGAGGCGGGTCGATTCGGCGTTCATGTCCGCATCGACCAGCTGGCCGACGCCGCGGTCGAGCGAGTCGACCAGGGCCTTGACGAAGTCCTGCTGCAGGCCGATGCGGTTCTTGATCGCGCCGAGATTGGTCGCCGCGTTGGTGATCGAACCGAGGGCATCGTCGACGCCCGCGATATAGGTCTCGAGCTTGGCCAGGTCGGCTGCGTTGTCGGTCAACTTCGAGATATCGATGTTGGCGACGCTGAAGACTTCCCAGGCGGTTCCGTTATAGGCATCGTAGGACTTGTCCAGGATGCCCTTGCCGGTCTCCGTCGCCGGAGCGGTGGCCAGCGCCGCCGGAGCAGTCAGGCCGCCGTTCAGCACGATGGTGACGCCGGCAGGCGCGCCATTCACCGAGGCGCGATTGGCGAACTGGAGCTGACCGCCGCCGACAGCGACGGTCAGACCGTCGATGCCGAGCTTCATGATGTCCTTGGCGATGCTGTCCAGCGTCGATGTGGTCGTCGTCGCGACGTTCACGGTGGCGCCGGTACCGACCTGGACCGTGATGTTGCCGGCAACAGCCACGAGGGTGCCGGCGCTCGCGCCGGTGACCACGTTGGTCAACGGGGTCGCGTCAGCCTTCTTGTCGTAGAGCTTGATCGCCTCGAGGTCGACGGTCACCGTGTCGATCTGGACCACGCCACCGGCGCGGGAGAAGGACGAGACGACCGATTTCGTCGAGTTGTAGCTCGTCGAGTTGGAATCGACCGAGATCCAGTTCTCGCCGTTGAAGACCGCGCTGTCGCCGGTGTTCTTCAACTGCTTCTGCAGTTCGGTGATTTCGCTCTGGATCTTGCCACGATCGACGCCGGGTGTACGGGCGGCGGTCAGTTTGGCCTTGATCTCCGAAACGACCTCGACGGTGCCGTTCAGGCCCGTATACATCGTGTCGATCGTCGCGGCGCCGAGGCCGAGAGCGTCCTGGACGGCGCCCAGGGCCTTGTTGTCGGACCGCATGGTGGTGGCGATCGACCAGTAAGCCGCGTTGTCGGACGCGGTCGACACACGCTGGCCGGTCGCAATCCGGTTCTGCGTCATGTCGAGTTTCTTGTTCGTCATCGACAGCGTCTGCAACGCGGTCATGGCGGAGGAGTTGGTGAGAAGGCTCGTACCCATAGCGATGTTCCTCAATCTGGAAGGGGATTGTTGGGGAACATTCCGGATTTCAACCGGGATGGCAGGGCGGCATCATGCCTACGACGCGGGGGACGAACCCATTCGGTCGTTCTGCCATGAGACAGTTGTAGCTGGCGTAGCTTGCGTGGGGCTGGTGCATGGCTTCCGATCCCAGGATGGCCTAAAATCCCCGCCTCGCGGCTTGCAAGGCCTTAGGGGCGATCACTGATGACCATCAAGCTGCTGCATCCGAGCTTTGCGATTCATCCTGGTCCGTGGCTGAAGGGCGAGTTCATCGAGCCCTTCGGGCTGAGCGTCACCGTGGCCGCCGAGAAACTGGGCGTTACCCGTCAGGCGATGAGCAATCTCCTGAACGGCAGGGCCGGGCTCTCCGCCGAAATGGCGATCCGGTTCGAGAAGGGCTTCGGCGTGCGCGCCGACACACTGATGCGGATGCAGGCGGCCCATGATCTCGCTCAGGTCCGCGCCCGCGAGAAGGATATCAAGGTCGAGCGTCTTGCGGTTGCGGCATGAGGTGCGAAGCGCGTCTCACGCCACTTTCTTCGCGTAGACCAGACACAGCAGCTCGGCGACGACCTTGTAGAACTCCGGCGGGATCATCTGGTCGAGCTGCACGCTTGCATGGAGCGAGCGCGCCAGCACGCGATCCTCGATCACCGGAATGTCGTTGGCCTCGGCGATCTCGCGGATCTTGAGCGCGATCAGGTCGGTGCCCTTGGCAAGCACCAGCGGCGCGCCGCCTTCCTCCTGCACATAGCGCAGCGCCACGGCATAATGCGTCGGGTTGGCGATGATCAGCGTGGCGCGCGGCACGGCCGCCATCATCCGGTTCCTCGCCCGGTCGCGCGCCAGCGATAGCCGCCGCGATTTCAGGATCGGGTCGCCCTCGGCCTGCTTGTGCTCTTCCTTGATCTCCTGCTTCGTCATACGCAAAGAGCGGCGCCATGATTTTTGCGTCCAGACCAGATCGACCGCGACGATTACGATCGTCGCCACGCAGGCGGCCGAGAGCAGGCGGATGGCGAGGCTCAGGATCAGTTCGGGTACGTTGCTCGGATCCTGCAGCATCGCTGTGACCACCGTGTCCTTGTCAGATTTCAGGATCAGCCAGGTCGTCCCCGCAATAGCGACAAGCTTGGCCAGCGATTTGCCGAATTCCATGAAGCCTTGGGCGCCGAAGATCCGGGCCCAGCCTTTCGCCGGCGAGATCCGCGACCATTGCGGCGTGATCCGCTCCAGCGCGAGCTGGGGCGGATGTTGGAGAAAGGTCGCGCTCAGCCCGAACACCGTGAAAAGCAGCAGGACGGGCCCGAGAAAGGTGCCGACCCGCAGGGCCGCGTGGATCAGCAGGTTCGTCGTGTTGCCGTTCGTCGAGATGTCGAAGCCCGACGGGTCGCCGAGGAAGTCCGAGAGGAAGCGCGCCATGTCGCCTGCCCCGGTCCGGATCAGGAAGACACCGGCGATCAGCGTCGCCGCGATGCTGGCGAAGATCGGAGCCTCTTTGGAGGAGGGCGTGTTGCCGCGCTCCACCGCATCCTGAATCTTCTTCTCGGACGGTTCTTCGGTTTTGCTGTCCTTATCCTGATCGTCGGACACGTGCTGTCACCGCCTCACTGGAAGTATGCGCCCTCGTCCCGCTGCGGATTGAGCTCGACCTCGCCTCGGCTCGCCATTTCGAGCGCCACATCGGTGATCGCGCGGCGGGCATCGACGACGTCGCGCTGCAGCGCCGGCTCGCCGCCCTCGAGATCCTGCTGGACGATCCGGCGTGCGCGCGCGGCCAGCGACGACAAAATCTGGTCCCTGAACTGCGCCTCGGTGCCTTTCAATGCCAGAACCAGGCGATCGGTCGGCACCTGGTCGAAGATCGCCATGCGGTCGCGGCTGGACAGCTTGACGATGTCGTCGAAGGTGAAGAGCAGGCCCTTCAGCATCTCGGCCGATTCCGGCCGGACTCGCTGCAGGCTGCCCAATGCGTCCTCCATGTCCTGGCTGTCCATCTTGTTGAGGATGTCGGCCATGCGGGCATGAGTGTCGGCGCCCTTGTTGCGGGCGAGGTTCAGGGTAAAACCCTCGTAGAGGACCTTCTCGACGATCGCGCTCGCCTGCTCTGCCACAGGCTTCAGATTGAGCATCCGGCGCATCAGTTCGTGGCGCTGATCGGCCGGCCACTGCGTCATGACCCTCGACGAGCACGCCGGCTTCAGCTTCGACAGGATGAAGGCGGCGGTCTGCGGATGTTCCTTGGCGAGATAATTCGCCATCGCGCTTTCCGGCATCATCGAGACGCGGTCCCATATCGAGCCGTTGGCGGATTCGCCGGTCTCGCCGATGATCTCGGTGATCTCTTCGGTCGGCAGCACGCCGGTCAGGAGCTTCTGCACCTCACGCGGGGAGCCGACCAGGTTCGTGCCTCGCGAAAACTGATCGCTGAACTCGTCGACCAGCGCCACGATCGCGTCGGCGGGAACCTTGCCGAGTTCGGCGGCGCGACGCATCAGCTGGCGGATTTCCTCCGTCTCGAAATGCTTCAGCATCCGCCCTGCAAGGGGCTTGCCCATCGCCAGCACGAGGGCGGCGGCCTTGTCCGTTCCGCCCATCCGCTGCGGTACGGCGACGACGGCGTTTCCAGCGTTCATCTTGTTGTCTTTCGCAGTCACCGTCATCGACCGGTCCATCACTCTTCGAACTTGGCCTGGACGCCGACGATCTCGGTCAGGGAGACACCGAAGCGGCTGTTGTCGTCCTCGACGATCACGACCTCGCCGCGCGCCACGATGCGTCCGTTGACGACGACGTCGACCGGTTCGCCGACGCGGTGGTCGAGCGGCACCACTGCGCCGCGGCGCAGCTTCATCAGGTTGGCGACCTGCATCGTGGCGCTGCCGAGCACGACCTGGATCGTCACGGGAATGCGCATCACCGCATCGAGGTTGAGCGGGTCGCTGGTCTCCGTGGCGGTCGCGATGTTCTCCCCCGCGACGCTTTCGGTCGTGTCGGTCTCGGCAACCGCGGCGGATGCATCCACCGCCAGATCCGACAACTGCATGGGCTTGATCGGCTTTTTCATGGGGCTCTCCTGCGAAGAGTTGGAATGCTGGCCACCCGTGGCGAGTGGCAAAAGGGATACCGGCGGCTCAGGCGGCATTGAGGCCGCGGCCCGGTCGGGCCTGCCCCTGATCGAAGGTCGAACGGCTCGCCTTGATCTCGTCGATCAGTCGCTTGCCGTCGTCGATGCGAAGCCCGAGCTCCTCGATCACGTCGCGCCCGCTGGCCTGGAGCTCGCGGATCGTCAGCTG includes these proteins:
- a CDS encoding flagellar motor switch protein FliG, whose product is MNAGNAVVAVPQRMGGTDKAAALVLAMGKPLAGRMLKHFETEEIRQLMRRAAELGKVPADAIVALVDEFSDQFSRGTNLVGSPREVQKLLTGVLPTEEITEIIGETGESANGSIWDRVSMMPESAMANYLAKEHPQTAAFILSKLKPACSSRVMTQWPADQRHELMRRMLNLKPVAEQASAIVEKVLYEGFTLNLARNKGADTHARMADILNKMDSQDMEDALGSLQRVRPESAEMLKGLLFTFDDIVKLSSRDRMAIFDQVPTDRLVLALKGTEAQFRDQILSSLAARARRIVQQDLEGGEPALQRDVVDARRAITDVALEMASRGEVELNPQRDEGAYFQ
- a CDS encoding EscU/YscU/HrcU family type III secretion system export apparatus switch protein, producing MSDDQDKDSKTEEPSEKKIQDAVERGNTPSSKEAPIFASIAATLIAGVFLIRTGAGDMARFLSDFLGDPSGFDISTNGNTTNLLIHAALRVGTFLGPVLLLFTVFGLSATFLQHPPQLALERITPQWSRISPAKGWARIFGAQGFMEFGKSLAKLVAIAGTTWLILKSDKDTVVTAMLQDPSNVPELILSLAIRLLSAACVATIVIVAVDLVWTQKSWRRSLRMTKQEIKEEHKQAEGDPILKSRRLSLARDRARNRMMAAVPRATLIIANPTHYAVALRYVQEEGGAPLVLAKGTDLIALKIREIAEANDIPVIEDRVLARSLHASVQLDQMIPPEFYKVVAELLCLVYAKKVA
- a CDS encoding flagellin N-terminal helical domain-containing protein encodes the protein MGTSLLTNSSAMTALQTLSMTNKKLDMTQNRIATGQRVSTASDNAAYWSIATTMRSDNKALGAVQDALGLGAATIDTMYTGLNGTVEVVSEIKAKLTAARTPGVDRGKIQSEITELQKQLKNTGDSAVFNGENWISVDSNSTSYNSTKSVVSSFSRAGGVVQIDTVTVDLEAIKLYDKKADATPLTNVVTGASAGTLVAVAGNITVQVGTGATVNVATTTTSTLDSIAKDIMKLGIDGLTVAVGGGQLQFANRASVNGAPAGVTIVLNGGLTAPAALATAPATETGKGILDKSYDAYNGTAWEVFSVANIDISKLTDNAADLAKLETYIAGVDDALGSITNAATNLGAIKNRIGLQQDFVKALVDSLDRGVGQLVDADMNAESTRLQALQTQQQLGIQALSIANGASQSILSLFRG
- the fliN gene encoding flagellar motor switch protein FliN — translated: MQLSDLAVDASAAVAETDTTESVAGENIATATETSDPLNLDAVMRIPVTIQVVLGSATMQVANLMKLRRGAVVPLDHRVGEPVDVVVNGRIVARGEVVIVEDDNSRFGVSLTEIVGVQAKFEE
- the fliF gene encoding flagellar basal-body MS-ring/collar protein FliF, whose product is MPGRQYAEEIWLNLQQLGHKRLAALAAIGLFVFAAIGASAYYLSRPEMTVLYSGLQREDVNRIGAALQEAGVVYDVNAEGTQVMVRPTQAPQARMLLAEKGLPRSSSGGYELFDKLGSLGLTSFMQEVTRVRAMEGELSRTIQLMRGVKAASVHLVLADKGSFRRDQQPASASVVVRTESSGSSSIAQAIRHLVASAVPGLSAEKVTVLNTDGTILATGGDASQMASSKLAGLQQNVNRDIQDSVSKALTPYLGLENFEISVATDLNTDRKETSETVFNPDSKVERSVRVVRENDTSQNAATQEPTTVEQNVPERAVRADGGQRSSEEKQRREELTNYEISSKKTQTVSDGYSIAKLSIAVLINRPRLIESLGPSPSQEQIDKRLDEVRQVVGSAAGVNDTRGDNIKVLAVDFLQGNRTLEAAPPIGIGETLMRQSGTIINAVTILGLAALIMWFGLRPSINAILKRPATPAIAALTTEVPPESIDLQAQLAAAGAGVNLIGDLTHASQRSPIKKLEQLIDFDEAQAAAILRQWIQEGERA
- a CDS encoding HigA family addiction module antitoxin, which codes for MTIKLLHPSFAIHPGPWLKGEFIEPFGLSVTVAAEKLGVTRQAMSNLLNGRAGLSAEMAIRFEKGFGVRADTLMRMQAAHDLAQVRAREKDIKVERLAVAA